Proteins co-encoded in one Clarias gariepinus isolate MV-2021 ecotype Netherlands chromosome 13, CGAR_prim_01v2, whole genome shotgun sequence genomic window:
- the si:ch211-63b16.4 gene encoding kinesin-II 95 kDa subunit isoform X1: protein MVLCALRRRLPWLSFDLRIHQDMGPEDVHHMEKTRNSKSFRVVLCLCSPERTEMRTETKASIRVIGTNRVTVDTGRGHRAHVLDFDAVWNEGASPNDIYESTTKSLVEYVMKGYNGCVILYGQSTSGDTHSVQACASRQRGIISRTAEDIFNSPEASHCRVRVSLYHISNEKIYDLLESQASEVCRIHDTEEAVLLEGLRDLEVGSAQELMDVYHSGISHRNTGVSKGDFASKSHMVFNIMVINMRGRSDKEGVLTASKLTLVDLASSSKSVYTSSAVLDMRRSFHVAQENLQEAKTIKRSLTIFRNVIFSLSNTSAQHIPYRESKLTRVLRDCLCVWYSLGGNCRTCLMVTVPTQSSAVTEIMSCLQFAAHALNVPSRPIHTSQIRYTPAQGQNMWTAEKTSLVLTRSQILPPVSADRRSQASLPSIVSSPGPLTQLKPKRSLEVSESRSFLPHLEKPRAPEPSGYHSCGSRVSEERSGAKDVCVMKSAIPLSRCLSGSVFAEPLHRHTPEKPSTSLGTSSIPPLLAECSNCKQERKIREEYDKFIIQVKRDRDSLSQRVTELEKELKNRAGEQRDHERVERDIGRQETSTESTETEIEKKAESEARQGAEGEIRKGKIEKEGNDTRRQSKEKEQKKGEREEEGVRREEKEGEKENDSNGKESISTTHGVTEVPKNTEESLLSELHSIRKEYEGLRKSAALSITQLHKEKAELLSHIDDTKSCYEKVCSENAQLKARLQALLKESNSRPCSGCNSNTGTHNSSTHTNACNSHMDTHTVTTEMLVVSHRVCQQCTSDLPQEKANKCCFSSCSGFQEATEAPEPTSHTCRCEASLHKPNLYKQLRREHSLLLDVMLVLYKREWFLQDAMPYVRRTLKKCGLNLEDSD from the exons ATGGTGCTGTGTGCTCTGCGAAGACGTCTGCCGTG gCTGAGTTTTGATCTCCGCATTCATCAGGACATGGGACCAGAAGATGTTCATCATATGGAAAAAACACGAAATTCCAAGAGCTTCAGGGTCGTTCTCTGCCTCTGTTCCCCAGAACGCACAGAAATGCGAACAG AGACAAAAGCCTCCATCAGGGTTATCGGGACGAACAGAGTGACTGTTGACACTGGCAGG GGTCACCGGGCACATGTTCTGGATTTCGACGCAGTTTGGAACGAAGGGGCTTCGCCGAATGACATCTATGAGTCAACGACTAAG TCCTTGGTGGAGTATGTAATGAAAGGTTATAATGGTTGTGTCATATTGTATGGACAATCCACCAGCGGAGACACACACTCAGTTCAAGCCTGTGCTTCCAGACAGAGGGGCATCATCAGCCGTACTGCTGAGGACATCTTTAATT CTCCAGAGGCTTCACATTGCAGAGTTAGAGTGTCCTTGTATCACATCTCTAATGAGAAGATTTATGACCTACTG GAGTCTCAGGCGAGTGAGGTGTGTCGTATTCATGACACAGAGGAAGCAGTGCTTCTGGAGGGGCTGAGAGACCTGGAGGTCGGATCTGCTCAGGAACTGATGGATGTGTACCACAGTGGGATCAGCCACAGGAACACAG gtGTCTCTAAAGGGGATTTTGCCAGCAAGTCTCACATGGTGTTCAACATTATGGTCATAAACATGAGAGGCAGGTCTGATAAAG AAGGAGTTTTGACAGCCAGCAAACTTACTCTG GTGGATCTCGCAAGTTCAAGCAAA TCTGTGTATACTAGTTCTGCAGTCCTGGATATGAGAAGAAGTTTCCATGTGGCTCAAGAAAACCTTCAGGAGGCCAAAACAATTAAACGATCCCTTACAATCTTTAGAAAT GTGATATTTTCTTTGAGCAACACAAGCGCTCAACACATTCCATACAGAGAATCCAAACTCACTCGTGTCCTGAGAGACTG TCTTTGTGTTTGGTACAGTCTTGGAGGAAACTGTCGGACGTGTCTTATGGTCACCGTTCCAACACAGTCGTCCGCCGTAACAGAGATTATGAGTTGCCTGCAGTTTGCCGCACACGCTTTGAACGTACCTTCACGGCCCATACACACCTCACAGATCCGCTACACACCCGCACAG GGGCAAAACATGTGGACAGCAGAAAAGACCAGCCTTGTTCTGACGAGAAGCCAGATCCTCCCACCAGTCAGTGCTGATCGAAGA TCTCAGGCCTCCTTGCCATCTATTGTGAGCAGTCCAGGACCTCTGACTCAGCTTAAACCCAAACGCAGCCTGGAGGTTTCTGAGAGCCGCTCCTTCTTGCCGCACTTGGAGAAACCCAGAGCACCAGAACCAAGTGGATATCACAGCTGCGGCTCTCGGGTTTCGGAGGAAAGGAGTGGAGCAAAGGATG TGTGTGTCATGAAAAGTGCCATCCCACTCTCCCGATGCCTCTCCGGGTCTGTTTTTGCGGAGCCCCTGCACCGTCACACTCCTGAGAAACCTTCAACCTCACTCGGCACCTCGTCCATCCCTCCGCTACTCGCCGAGTGCTCCAACTGCAAGCAGGAACGAAAGATCAGGGAGGAGTACGACAAATTTATCATTCAGGtgaagagagatagagacagcCTGAGCCAGAGAGTGACAGAGCTGGAGAAAGAGCTGAAGAACCGAGCAGGAGAGCAGAGGGACCACGAAAGGGTGGAGAGAGATATCGGAAGACAGGAGACATCAACTGAAAGTACTGAAACAGAGATTGAAAAAAAGGCTGAAAGTGAAGCGAGACAGGGAGCTGAAGGAGAAATAAGAAAAGGCAAGATTGAAAAAGAGGGCAACGATACCAGGAGACAGTCCAAGGAGAAAGAACAGAagaagggagaaagagaagaagaaggagtGAGACGAGAGgaaaaagagggggaaaaggAGAATGACTCAAATGGAAAGGAATCCATCAGCACCACACATGGAGTAACAGAGGTGCCAAAAAACACTGAG GAGAGCCTACTGTCTGAGCTGCACAGCATCAGAAAGGAGTATGAAGGACTGAGAAAGAGTGCGGCCCTGTCCATCACACAACTGCACAAAGAAAAG GCCGAGCTGCTCTCTCACATAGACGACACCAAAAGCTGCTACGAAAAA GTTTGTTCAGAGAATGCACAACTAAAAGCAAGACTTCAGGCTCTCCTGAAAGAATCCAACTCCAGACCATGCTCCGGTTGCAATAGCAACACGGGGACACACaactccagcacacacacaaacgcttGCAActcacacatggacacacacacggtcaccaCCGAAATGCTTGTTGTGTCACACAGGGTTTGTCAGCAGTGCACCAGTGATCTTCCTCAAG AAAAAGCAAATAAGTGTTGCTTTAGTTCATGTTCTGGCTTCCAAGAAGCAACTGAAGCACCTGAACCGACTTCACACACCTGCCGCTGTGAAGCGAGTCTACACAAACCCAACCTCTACAAGCAGCT aaggaGAGAGCACAGTCTGTTGCTGGACGTGATGCTGGTGCTGTACAAAAGAGAGTGGTTCCTGCAGGACGCCATGCCGTACGTCAGACGCACGCTCAAAAAATGTGGCCTCAATCTGGAAGACTCAGACTGA
- the si:ch211-63b16.4 gene encoding kinesin-II 95 kDa subunit isoform X3 yields the protein MVLCALRRRLPWLSFDLRIHQDMGPEDVHHMEKTRNSKSFRVVLCLCSPERTEMRTETKASIRVIGTNRVTVDTGRGHRAHVLDFDAVWNEGASPNDIYESTTKSLVEYVMKGYNGCVILYGQSTSGDTHSVQACASRQRGIISRTAEDIFNSPEASHCRVRVSLYHISNEKIYDLLESQASEVCRIHDTEEAVLLEGLRDLEVGSAQELMDVYHSGISHRNTGVSKGDFASKSHMVFNIMVINMRGRSDKEGVLTASKLTLVDLASSSKSVYTSSAVLDMRRSFHVAQENLQEAKTIKRSLTIFRNVIFSLSNTSAQHIPYRESKLTRVLRDCLGGNCRTCLMVTVPTQSSAVTEIMSCLQFAAHALNVPSRPIHTSQIRYTPAQGQNMWTAEKTSLVLTRSQILPPVSADRRSQASLPSIVSSPGPLTQLKPKRSLEVSESRSFLPHLEKPRAPEPSGYHSCGSRVSEERSGAKDVCVMKSAIPLSRCLSGSVFAEPLHRHTPEKPSTSLGTSSIPPLLAECSNCKQERKIREEYDKFIIQVKRDRDSLSQRVTELEKELKNRAGEQRDHERVERDIGRQETSTESTETEIEKKAESEARQGAEGEIRKGKIEKEGNDTRRQSKEKEQKKGEREEEGVRREEKEGEKENDSNGKESISTTHGVTEVPKNTEESLLSELHSIRKEYEGLRKSAALSITQLHKEKAELLSHIDDTKSCYEKVCSENAQLKARLQALLKESNSRPCSGCNSNTGTHNSSTHTNACNSHMDTHTVTTEMLVVSHRVCQQCTSDLPQEKANKCCFSSCSGFQEATEAPEPTSHTCRCEASLHKPNLYKQLRREHSLLLDVMLVLYKREWFLQDAMPYVRRTLKKCGLNLEDSD from the exons ATGGTGCTGTGTGCTCTGCGAAGACGTCTGCCGTG gCTGAGTTTTGATCTCCGCATTCATCAGGACATGGGACCAGAAGATGTTCATCATATGGAAAAAACACGAAATTCCAAGAGCTTCAGGGTCGTTCTCTGCCTCTGTTCCCCAGAACGCACAGAAATGCGAACAG AGACAAAAGCCTCCATCAGGGTTATCGGGACGAACAGAGTGACTGTTGACACTGGCAGG GGTCACCGGGCACATGTTCTGGATTTCGACGCAGTTTGGAACGAAGGGGCTTCGCCGAATGACATCTATGAGTCAACGACTAAG TCCTTGGTGGAGTATGTAATGAAAGGTTATAATGGTTGTGTCATATTGTATGGACAATCCACCAGCGGAGACACACACTCAGTTCAAGCCTGTGCTTCCAGACAGAGGGGCATCATCAGCCGTACTGCTGAGGACATCTTTAATT CTCCAGAGGCTTCACATTGCAGAGTTAGAGTGTCCTTGTATCACATCTCTAATGAGAAGATTTATGACCTACTG GAGTCTCAGGCGAGTGAGGTGTGTCGTATTCATGACACAGAGGAAGCAGTGCTTCTGGAGGGGCTGAGAGACCTGGAGGTCGGATCTGCTCAGGAACTGATGGATGTGTACCACAGTGGGATCAGCCACAGGAACACAG gtGTCTCTAAAGGGGATTTTGCCAGCAAGTCTCACATGGTGTTCAACATTATGGTCATAAACATGAGAGGCAGGTCTGATAAAG AAGGAGTTTTGACAGCCAGCAAACTTACTCTG GTGGATCTCGCAAGTTCAAGCAAA TCTGTGTATACTAGTTCTGCAGTCCTGGATATGAGAAGAAGTTTCCATGTGGCTCAAGAAAACCTTCAGGAGGCCAAAACAATTAAACGATCCCTTACAATCTTTAGAAAT GTGATATTTTCTTTGAGCAACACAAGCGCTCAACACATTCCATACAGAGAATCCAAACTCACTCGTGTCCTGAGAGACTG TCTTGGAGGAAACTGTCGGACGTGTCTTATGGTCACCGTTCCAACACAGTCGTCCGCCGTAACAGAGATTATGAGTTGCCTGCAGTTTGCCGCACACGCTTTGAACGTACCTTCACGGCCCATACACACCTCACAGATCCGCTACACACCCGCACAG GGGCAAAACATGTGGACAGCAGAAAAGACCAGCCTTGTTCTGACGAGAAGCCAGATCCTCCCACCAGTCAGTGCTGATCGAAGA TCTCAGGCCTCCTTGCCATCTATTGTGAGCAGTCCAGGACCTCTGACTCAGCTTAAACCCAAACGCAGCCTGGAGGTTTCTGAGAGCCGCTCCTTCTTGCCGCACTTGGAGAAACCCAGAGCACCAGAACCAAGTGGATATCACAGCTGCGGCTCTCGGGTTTCGGAGGAAAGGAGTGGAGCAAAGGATG TGTGTGTCATGAAAAGTGCCATCCCACTCTCCCGATGCCTCTCCGGGTCTGTTTTTGCGGAGCCCCTGCACCGTCACACTCCTGAGAAACCTTCAACCTCACTCGGCACCTCGTCCATCCCTCCGCTACTCGCCGAGTGCTCCAACTGCAAGCAGGAACGAAAGATCAGGGAGGAGTACGACAAATTTATCATTCAGGtgaagagagatagagacagcCTGAGCCAGAGAGTGACAGAGCTGGAGAAAGAGCTGAAGAACCGAGCAGGAGAGCAGAGGGACCACGAAAGGGTGGAGAGAGATATCGGAAGACAGGAGACATCAACTGAAAGTACTGAAACAGAGATTGAAAAAAAGGCTGAAAGTGAAGCGAGACAGGGAGCTGAAGGAGAAATAAGAAAAGGCAAGATTGAAAAAGAGGGCAACGATACCAGGAGACAGTCCAAGGAGAAAGAACAGAagaagggagaaagagaagaagaaggagtGAGACGAGAGgaaaaagagggggaaaaggAGAATGACTCAAATGGAAAGGAATCCATCAGCACCACACATGGAGTAACAGAGGTGCCAAAAAACACTGAG GAGAGCCTACTGTCTGAGCTGCACAGCATCAGAAAGGAGTATGAAGGACTGAGAAAGAGTGCGGCCCTGTCCATCACACAACTGCACAAAGAAAAG GCCGAGCTGCTCTCTCACATAGACGACACCAAAAGCTGCTACGAAAAA GTTTGTTCAGAGAATGCACAACTAAAAGCAAGACTTCAGGCTCTCCTGAAAGAATCCAACTCCAGACCATGCTCCGGTTGCAATAGCAACACGGGGACACACaactccagcacacacacaaacgcttGCAActcacacatggacacacacacggtcaccaCCGAAATGCTTGTTGTGTCACACAGGGTTTGTCAGCAGTGCACCAGTGATCTTCCTCAAG AAAAAGCAAATAAGTGTTGCTTTAGTTCATGTTCTGGCTTCCAAGAAGCAACTGAAGCACCTGAACCGACTTCACACACCTGCCGCTGTGAAGCGAGTCTACACAAACCCAACCTCTACAAGCAGCT aaggaGAGAGCACAGTCTGTTGCTGGACGTGATGCTGGTGCTGTACAAAAGAGAGTGGTTCCTGCAGGACGCCATGCCGTACGTCAGACGCACGCTCAAAAAATGTGGCCTCAATCTGGAAGACTCAGACTGA
- the si:ch211-63b16.4 gene encoding kinesin-II 95 kDa subunit isoform X2 yields MVLCALRRRLPWLSFDLRIHQDMGPEDVHHMEKTRNSKSFRVVLCLCSPERTEMRTETKASIRVIGTNRVTVDTGRGHRAHVLDFDAVWNEGASPNDIYESTTKSLVEYVMKGYNGCVILYGQSTSGDTHSVQACASRQRGIISRTAEDIFNSPEASHCRVRVSLYHISNEKIYDLLESQASEVCRIHDTEEAVLLEGLRDLEVGSAQELMDVYHSGISHRNTGVSKGDFASKSHMVFNIMVINMRGRSDKEGVLTASKLTLVDLASSSKSVYTSSAVLDMRRSFHVAQENLQEAKTIKRSLTIFRNVIFSLSNTSAQHIPYRESKLTRVLRDCLCVWYSLGGNCRTCLMVTVPTQSSAVTEIMSCLQFAAHALNVPSRPIHTSQIRYTPAQGQNMWTAEKTSLVLTRSQILPPVSADRRSQASLPSIVSSPGPLTQLKPKRSLEVSESRSFLPHLEKPRAPEPSGYHSCGSRVSEERSGAKDVCVMKSAIPLSRCLSGSVFAEPLHRHTPEKPSTSLGTSSIPPLLAECSNCKQERKIREEYDKFIIQVKRDRDSLSQRVTELEKELKNRAGEQRDHERVERDIGRQETSTESTETEIEKKAESEARQGAEGEIRKGKIEKEGNDTRRQSKEKEQKKGEREEEGVRREEKEGEKENDSNGKESISTTHGVTEVPKNTEESLLSELHSIRKEYEGLRKSAALSITQLHKEKAELLSHIDDTKSCYEKVCSENAQLKARLQALLKESNSRPCSGCNSNTGTHNSSTHTNACNSHMDTHTVTTEMLVVSHRVCQQCTSDLPQANKCCFSSCSGFQEATEAPEPTSHTCRCEASLHKPNLYKQLRREHSLLLDVMLVLYKREWFLQDAMPYVRRTLKKCGLNLEDSD; encoded by the exons ATGGTGCTGTGTGCTCTGCGAAGACGTCTGCCGTG gCTGAGTTTTGATCTCCGCATTCATCAGGACATGGGACCAGAAGATGTTCATCATATGGAAAAAACACGAAATTCCAAGAGCTTCAGGGTCGTTCTCTGCCTCTGTTCCCCAGAACGCACAGAAATGCGAACAG AGACAAAAGCCTCCATCAGGGTTATCGGGACGAACAGAGTGACTGTTGACACTGGCAGG GGTCACCGGGCACATGTTCTGGATTTCGACGCAGTTTGGAACGAAGGGGCTTCGCCGAATGACATCTATGAGTCAACGACTAAG TCCTTGGTGGAGTATGTAATGAAAGGTTATAATGGTTGTGTCATATTGTATGGACAATCCACCAGCGGAGACACACACTCAGTTCAAGCCTGTGCTTCCAGACAGAGGGGCATCATCAGCCGTACTGCTGAGGACATCTTTAATT CTCCAGAGGCTTCACATTGCAGAGTTAGAGTGTCCTTGTATCACATCTCTAATGAGAAGATTTATGACCTACTG GAGTCTCAGGCGAGTGAGGTGTGTCGTATTCATGACACAGAGGAAGCAGTGCTTCTGGAGGGGCTGAGAGACCTGGAGGTCGGATCTGCTCAGGAACTGATGGATGTGTACCACAGTGGGATCAGCCACAGGAACACAG gtGTCTCTAAAGGGGATTTTGCCAGCAAGTCTCACATGGTGTTCAACATTATGGTCATAAACATGAGAGGCAGGTCTGATAAAG AAGGAGTTTTGACAGCCAGCAAACTTACTCTG GTGGATCTCGCAAGTTCAAGCAAA TCTGTGTATACTAGTTCTGCAGTCCTGGATATGAGAAGAAGTTTCCATGTGGCTCAAGAAAACCTTCAGGAGGCCAAAACAATTAAACGATCCCTTACAATCTTTAGAAAT GTGATATTTTCTTTGAGCAACACAAGCGCTCAACACATTCCATACAGAGAATCCAAACTCACTCGTGTCCTGAGAGACTG TCTTTGTGTTTGGTACAGTCTTGGAGGAAACTGTCGGACGTGTCTTATGGTCACCGTTCCAACACAGTCGTCCGCCGTAACAGAGATTATGAGTTGCCTGCAGTTTGCCGCACACGCTTTGAACGTACCTTCACGGCCCATACACACCTCACAGATCCGCTACACACCCGCACAG GGGCAAAACATGTGGACAGCAGAAAAGACCAGCCTTGTTCTGACGAGAAGCCAGATCCTCCCACCAGTCAGTGCTGATCGAAGA TCTCAGGCCTCCTTGCCATCTATTGTGAGCAGTCCAGGACCTCTGACTCAGCTTAAACCCAAACGCAGCCTGGAGGTTTCTGAGAGCCGCTCCTTCTTGCCGCACTTGGAGAAACCCAGAGCACCAGAACCAAGTGGATATCACAGCTGCGGCTCTCGGGTTTCGGAGGAAAGGAGTGGAGCAAAGGATG TGTGTGTCATGAAAAGTGCCATCCCACTCTCCCGATGCCTCTCCGGGTCTGTTTTTGCGGAGCCCCTGCACCGTCACACTCCTGAGAAACCTTCAACCTCACTCGGCACCTCGTCCATCCCTCCGCTACTCGCCGAGTGCTCCAACTGCAAGCAGGAACGAAAGATCAGGGAGGAGTACGACAAATTTATCATTCAGGtgaagagagatagagacagcCTGAGCCAGAGAGTGACAGAGCTGGAGAAAGAGCTGAAGAACCGAGCAGGAGAGCAGAGGGACCACGAAAGGGTGGAGAGAGATATCGGAAGACAGGAGACATCAACTGAAAGTACTGAAACAGAGATTGAAAAAAAGGCTGAAAGTGAAGCGAGACAGGGAGCTGAAGGAGAAATAAGAAAAGGCAAGATTGAAAAAGAGGGCAACGATACCAGGAGACAGTCCAAGGAGAAAGAACAGAagaagggagaaagagaagaagaaggagtGAGACGAGAGgaaaaagagggggaaaaggAGAATGACTCAAATGGAAAGGAATCCATCAGCACCACACATGGAGTAACAGAGGTGCCAAAAAACACTGAG GAGAGCCTACTGTCTGAGCTGCACAGCATCAGAAAGGAGTATGAAGGACTGAGAAAGAGTGCGGCCCTGTCCATCACACAACTGCACAAAGAAAAG GCCGAGCTGCTCTCTCACATAGACGACACCAAAAGCTGCTACGAAAAA GTTTGTTCAGAGAATGCACAACTAAAAGCAAGACTTCAGGCTCTCCTGAAAGAATCCAACTCCAGACCATGCTCCGGTTGCAATAGCAACACGGGGACACACaactccagcacacacacaaacgcttGCAActcacacatggacacacacacggtcaccaCCGAAATGCTTGTTGTGTCACACAGGGTTTGTCAGCAGTGCACCAGTGATCTTCCTCAAG CAAATAAGTGTTGCTTTAGTTCATGTTCTGGCTTCCAAGAAGCAACTGAAGCACCTGAACCGACTTCACACACCTGCCGCTGTGAAGCGAGTCTACACAAACCCAACCTCTACAAGCAGCT aaggaGAGAGCACAGTCTGTTGCTGGACGTGATGCTGGTGCTGTACAAAAGAGAGTGGTTCCTGCAGGACGCCATGCCGTACGTCAGACGCACGCTCAAAAAATGTGGCCTCAATCTGGAAGACTCAGACTGA
- the si:ch211-63b16.4 gene encoding uncharacterized protein si:ch211-63b16.4 isoform X5: MVLCALRRRLPWLSFDLRIHQDMGPEDVHHMEKTRNSKSFRVVLCLCSPERTEMRTETKASIRVIGTNRVTVDTGRGHRAHVLDFDAVWNEGASPNDIYESTTKSLVEYVMKGYNGCVILYGQSTSGDTHSVQACASRQRGIISRTAEDIFNSPEASHCRVRVSLYHISNEKIYDLLESQASEVCRIHDTEEAVLLEGLRDLEVGSAQELMDVYHSGISHRNTGVSKGDFASKSHMVFNIMVINMRGRSDKEGVLTASKLTLVDLASSSKSVYTSSAVLDMRRSFHVAQENLQEAKTIKRSLTIFRNVIFSLSNTSAQHIPYRESKLTRVLRDCLCVWYSLGGNCRTCLMVTVPTQSSAVTEIMSCLQFAAHALNVPSRPIHTSQIRYTPAQGQNMWTAEKTSLVLTRSQILPPVSADRRSQASLPSIVSSPGPLTQLKPKRSLEVSESRSFLPHLEKPRAPEPSGYHSCGSRVSEERSGAKDVCVMKSAIPLSRCLSGSVFAEPLHRHTPEKPSTSLGTSSIPPLLAECSNCKQERKIREEYDKFIIQVKRDRDSLSQRVTELEKELKNRAGEQRDHERVERDIGRQETSTESTETEIEKKAESEARQGAEGEIRKGKIEKEGNDTRRQSKEKEQKKGEREEEGVRREEKEGEKENDSNGKESISTTHGVTEVPKNTEESLLSELHSIRKEYEGLRKSAALSITQLHKEKAELLSHIDDTKSCYEKVGLFRECTTKSKTSGSPERIQLQTMLRLQ; encoded by the exons ATGGTGCTGTGTGCTCTGCGAAGACGTCTGCCGTG gCTGAGTTTTGATCTCCGCATTCATCAGGACATGGGACCAGAAGATGTTCATCATATGGAAAAAACACGAAATTCCAAGAGCTTCAGGGTCGTTCTCTGCCTCTGTTCCCCAGAACGCACAGAAATGCGAACAG AGACAAAAGCCTCCATCAGGGTTATCGGGACGAACAGAGTGACTGTTGACACTGGCAGG GGTCACCGGGCACATGTTCTGGATTTCGACGCAGTTTGGAACGAAGGGGCTTCGCCGAATGACATCTATGAGTCAACGACTAAG TCCTTGGTGGAGTATGTAATGAAAGGTTATAATGGTTGTGTCATATTGTATGGACAATCCACCAGCGGAGACACACACTCAGTTCAAGCCTGTGCTTCCAGACAGAGGGGCATCATCAGCCGTACTGCTGAGGACATCTTTAATT CTCCAGAGGCTTCACATTGCAGAGTTAGAGTGTCCTTGTATCACATCTCTAATGAGAAGATTTATGACCTACTG GAGTCTCAGGCGAGTGAGGTGTGTCGTATTCATGACACAGAGGAAGCAGTGCTTCTGGAGGGGCTGAGAGACCTGGAGGTCGGATCTGCTCAGGAACTGATGGATGTGTACCACAGTGGGATCAGCCACAGGAACACAG gtGTCTCTAAAGGGGATTTTGCCAGCAAGTCTCACATGGTGTTCAACATTATGGTCATAAACATGAGAGGCAGGTCTGATAAAG AAGGAGTTTTGACAGCCAGCAAACTTACTCTG GTGGATCTCGCAAGTTCAAGCAAA TCTGTGTATACTAGTTCTGCAGTCCTGGATATGAGAAGAAGTTTCCATGTGGCTCAAGAAAACCTTCAGGAGGCCAAAACAATTAAACGATCCCTTACAATCTTTAGAAAT GTGATATTTTCTTTGAGCAACACAAGCGCTCAACACATTCCATACAGAGAATCCAAACTCACTCGTGTCCTGAGAGACTG TCTTTGTGTTTGGTACAGTCTTGGAGGAAACTGTCGGACGTGTCTTATGGTCACCGTTCCAACACAGTCGTCCGCCGTAACAGAGATTATGAGTTGCCTGCAGTTTGCCGCACACGCTTTGAACGTACCTTCACGGCCCATACACACCTCACAGATCCGCTACACACCCGCACAG GGGCAAAACATGTGGACAGCAGAAAAGACCAGCCTTGTTCTGACGAGAAGCCAGATCCTCCCACCAGTCAGTGCTGATCGAAGA TCTCAGGCCTCCTTGCCATCTATTGTGAGCAGTCCAGGACCTCTGACTCAGCTTAAACCCAAACGCAGCCTGGAGGTTTCTGAGAGCCGCTCCTTCTTGCCGCACTTGGAGAAACCCAGAGCACCAGAACCAAGTGGATATCACAGCTGCGGCTCTCGGGTTTCGGAGGAAAGGAGTGGAGCAAAGGATG TGTGTGTCATGAAAAGTGCCATCCCACTCTCCCGATGCCTCTCCGGGTCTGTTTTTGCGGAGCCCCTGCACCGTCACACTCCTGAGAAACCTTCAACCTCACTCGGCACCTCGTCCATCCCTCCGCTACTCGCCGAGTGCTCCAACTGCAAGCAGGAACGAAAGATCAGGGAGGAGTACGACAAATTTATCATTCAGGtgaagagagatagagacagcCTGAGCCAGAGAGTGACAGAGCTGGAGAAAGAGCTGAAGAACCGAGCAGGAGAGCAGAGGGACCACGAAAGGGTGGAGAGAGATATCGGAAGACAGGAGACATCAACTGAAAGTACTGAAACAGAGATTGAAAAAAAGGCTGAAAGTGAAGCGAGACAGGGAGCTGAAGGAGAAATAAGAAAAGGCAAGATTGAAAAAGAGGGCAACGATACCAGGAGACAGTCCAAGGAGAAAGAACAGAagaagggagaaagagaagaagaaggagtGAGACGAGAGgaaaaagagggggaaaaggAGAATGACTCAAATGGAAAGGAATCCATCAGCACCACACATGGAGTAACAGAGGTGCCAAAAAACACTGAG GAGAGCCTACTGTCTGAGCTGCACAGCATCAGAAAGGAGTATGAAGGACTGAGAAAGAGTGCGGCCCTGTCCATCACACAACTGCACAAAGAAAAG GCCGAGCTGCTCTCTCACATAGACGACACCAAAAGCTGCTACGAAAAAGTAG GTTTGTTCAGAGAATGCACAACTAAAAGCAAGACTTCAGGCTCTCCTGAAAGAATCCAACTCCAGACCATGCTCCGGTTGCAATAG